A segment of the Sulfurovum indicum genome:
TCATTGAGTTTAGCTTCATACCTGTAACAGTATTCACTGATTCTAAAGGCTTTACAGGCTAAACGGACAGTTACTTGTTTTTCTTGAACAGCCCTCATAGCCATCTTCTTACGCAAAGATGGCTTTACCACTTTTTTTCCAAAGCCTCCTGTACGATCTCTGCTTTTAAACGCTCTTCTGCATACATCTTTTTTAGACGACGGTTTTCCTCTTCAAGCTCTTTGAGCCGCTTCATCAAGGAAGCATCCATACCTCCATACTTAGATCGCCAGTTATAAAAGGTCGCACTACTTATACCATGCTCTCTACAAATTTCAGGAACCGGTATTCCGCTTTCTGCCTGTTTTAAAATTGATAGTATCTGTGTATCACTAAATCGTGACTTCTTCATAGAAAATCTCCTTATAATATTTTACTGGAATTTTCTACTTTTGGGAAGATTGGGTTTTTGGGAGGATTACCTATGAATCTGAAAAAGAAGAAAAAGAAGAGTTAGAAGAAGCTGTTGAAGAGCGTAATAAGTATATTAAGGACTTAGAAGATGGGTATAGCAAAATAGAAACGCATCTTTTTGGTAAAGATGAATCAAGAGCTATAAATACCATAGTAACTAAGGTTTCCATACTGCAAAGCATGGTTAGTAAATTTGTGAACTTGATTGAGTTTGTGAAAGAAAGAGTTCCTCTTATCTCGACTATGTTTAGTATAGCTGATAAAGAACTTATAAAAGATGCTATTAAAATAACAAAACAGGCTCAAAATGCCTTAGAAGATGAAAATACAGGTAAAGAGGCATCTAACATAAAAAAAGAGACTACAAGCGATTCTGGGCAATCAAATAAATCTAAAAAATCTCGTCCTCAACGAGAAAAAAGGAAAATTTAAAAGCTCTCAAAGCTTTTTTTGGATTTTTTCTTTTTCTGCACTAATAGAGAACCGTTAGTTCTCTATAGTACTATGTTCTAAGAACAGTACTATATATAGTACTAATAAATATCATACCTCGATGGTAACAATGTAATATATCAAGGGTAACAGGGTAATACGTCGATGGTAACACTCTAATATATCAGTGGTAACAATGTAATACATGAGTGGTAACATTGGGTATTTTTTTGGAAGGGAATAGCATATTTGATAAAACTATTTAAAATATGCGAATAGATGACTATATAAAACTCTGAATAATTTTGGATAGAATATAGTTAATAATCAAAAGAAGGTATGAAAAATATACGTAATAAAGTTATATTTGGAGTTGCAGAGGGAGACTTTTAATGAATAATGATAATCCCTTACTTGCTTCACAAAGAGAAAAAGCAGGTTCTGAAACTTTTGGAAAATATTTGTATCAATATCATTGGGCACTTTATCGAGTTTTAAAAGAACATGAGGAAGGAAAAGAATACGCAGTATTTGTAGAATTACATGAAGATGTTGTCTTAGCGACTTCTTTAGATAAAAATCTAGCTAATTTTGAATTTTCTCAAATAAAAACTACAAAAGCAAATTTTACTCAAAATAGCCTTGTTAAAATTGGTAAACAAAATTCTGTTTTAGGCAAATTAATTGATAGTAGTACAAAACAAAAATTCGCAGATTCAATTACAAAGATAAATCTTGTTTCAACGGGAGGATTTAATAAGGATTTTCATCCTAAAGGCTTAGATTTAGAAGATATCTGTATTAGTGATATTCCTGTTGATAATATGTCTGTGTTATGTAGTGAGATTATGAAAGAGCTTTCATTGCAATGTTTTCCTATTAATTTACATTTTATTACTCCCGAGTTACCAGAAAAAGGTTTTCAAGATTCTATAATTGGGTATATATCAAAAGTTGTTTCTAAACTTTACCCAGATTCCATGACACAAGCAGAATATATCTATAGACCATTATATGACGAGTTAACAAGAAAAGGTATTGTTAAAAATGATTTTAAAGAATGGGAAGAGCTTTTAGATAAAAAAGCATTAACTTCTATAACTGTTAATAAAGTTATTAGACAGTTTACGAAGAGAAAAGATGATGATAAAATTTTTAGAGAATTAGATGAAATTTTGAAAGAGTTAGGGTTAAATACTATACAGCGGAAAAGTTGGATAAAGTCTTTTGAAAGATATTATTTAAATCGTATTGGAAATAAAACATTGCATCAATTAGATATTCAAAAAGAAATTGAAGTTAATATAAATGATTGTAATGATGAAATTTCTCAACTGATTGATCTTTGTTTAATAAATTTATCTCAAAATGTCAAAGAAAAATTTAATGAGGAAAAAGATATAAAAACAGCAATTATATGTGAATTTATTTTGAAGGACATAGAATGCAAAGAGTAGAAAATTATAAACTG
Coding sequences within it:
- a CDS encoding DUF4297 domain-containing protein, yielding MNNDNPLLASQREKAGSETFGKYLYQYHWALYRVLKEHEEGKEYAVFVELHEDVVLATSLDKNLANFEFSQIKTTKANFTQNSLVKIGKQNSVLGKLIDSSTKQKFADSITKINLVSTGGFNKDFHPKGLDLEDICISDIPVDNMSVLCSEIMKELSLQCFPINLHFITPELPEKGFQDSIIGYISKVVSKLYPDSMTQAEYIYRPLYDELTRKGIVKNDFKEWEELLDKKALTSITVNKVIRQFTKRKDDDKIFRELDEILKELGLNTIQRKSWIKSFERYYLNRIGNKTLHQLDIQKEIEVNINDCNDEISQLIDLCLINLSQNVKEKFNEEKDIKTAIICEFILKDIECKE